Genomic window (Chelmon rostratus isolate fCheRos1 chromosome 15, fCheRos1.pri, whole genome shotgun sequence):
GCTGTCCGTATGGCCCCGCTATTCAGCATGCAAATGCCCACGTGATTCCAGCGCAGCTCGCTGGAAGACTTTAAATTGTGATAAATCTGGCaatgtgaaaaggaaaaagcagTCAAGCTCTACTTCTTGAAAGGAATTGTTTACACTGTGTACAACATATAGAGGCGGTTAGTGGTACTTATGTCAAACTCCTCCAAACCCCTTTGAATTCCACAAATACCCACATAAAAGAGAACATGCACAGGCGAGATCTGGATTACATTACAGTTGGGGTTCATATGtaacaaacatgaaatgaaactgagTGAATGAACGAACCAAATGCTGACTGCTATTATTACCATCGCATCACAGATCAGGTTTCCCAGGTTGCACTCCCGGAACCGACACTCTTCAAACGTCCCGTTGAGGTAGACCAAGGTTTGTCCGACATACTGCGAGGAGTACTGAGCCAAGTTTTTCTTCCACTTCTCGATGTCAGCAAGGACATCTGGGTCTGAGAGAGTTACACAAGAGCAGAGCTTATGTAAAGAAAGGAGACAGGCGTCTTGTACTTTGAATGAACTCTTGTGTTATCTTGTGTTTTTAGTGTTGCTATAATTTAAACAGAGCCTGTATTCCATAAACAGTTTCGACCATAATCAAAAGTAATCCAGATTTAGATCTTTTTATGAATAATCTCCAAGTAGCGatccaaacatttcttttcaacATCATTTGACTGAacagctgtgaaaacagttaTTACCAACATTATTCCAAGATGTACACTAATTAGGATTAAACGATGAGAGATGCAGCGATTCATCAAGTCATTTCCACATGAGAAAATCTCATTTGGTTCAAATAATTGTTTCAACCTTTCGACCAATTAAACAACAGCTGTAAAGTCAAACATGGGTCATGTGTAATTGCTGACATTCAGATCGTCACTGCAGCCCACCTTGAGGTATGCTGCTGTCCATCAGGATTGGGTTTCCAACAGCTTTTATCACATTTCCAGCTCCATCAAAGGTCACTTTCAGATATCCAAGGTATTTCCCAAAGGCAAACGCCTGGACCACCGGCACATTTCTCCCGTCGTTAGACCTCACCATAAAAGGGTAGGGGCCTGCCGGCACTTCAGTGGATGGGGGGTTTCCTGCAGAGAACGACATTTTGAGGTTTGTAGAGTGTTGtttctcacttcctgttaaaGTGAAGGTAAAAGGTGGCTTTGCTCTTGCAGGTTTTGAACTTACTGCTATCTGAGAATTTAGTTCAGTTCAGCTAAAAGATACAAAGACGGTCGGGCATTTGTAAACCTCAGCCTCTTGGATAGATCTGAATGgaatgaaatataaaataccAGTGTAGAGGAATGTGTTGGTGTGTCCTCCGATGACGACGTCAACCCCTCTCACACTCTTGGCAATGTGTTGATCCATGTCAAAGCCAGAGTGACCCAGGGCGATGATCTTATTGTAGCCCAAGGTTTCCAGTTTATCAACCTGAACCTGAAGTGCCTCCACCTCGTCCTCAAACTTTAGGTGTTGGCCTAACACACCGGGGGAGAAACTGGTTATTTCACTTTGTCGCAAAATTTCCAGTAGCCAAAGCACTCATGAATAAAACCAGATCACGATCAGCTGACAAGATGAGTAAGATGTGAAAGTAAGTGAAACCTCTTTAGTGCATCAGAAAACAGACGGAAGAACCACACTGGAAAAACCTCTAGAGAGTATTTTACGCTAAGGTATTATTAGCATGCTGCGATTAAAACCTTCATCAATCAAACAAGTGGTTATGCTTTTACCTGGCATGGATAAGAAGGGGGTCTCCGCAGTGGTGAAGCCCACCACCGCCACTTTCTCTGAGCCCACGTTTAAGACTTTGTAGGGCTGGTAGTAGCCACTGAGTTTTGCAGCCAGGGTCTGGTCTGGATGTATGTTGGCACTCACCACAGAGCAATTTACATTCTTTAGGAAGGGCTGGATCAGACCCTCCACCCCATTGTCAAACTCATGGTTTCCCAAAGCCTTAAATACAAAAGATTATGGTCTTCATTAGCTGATGAACTCCAGtaatttcaacatttaaaatttctcttgttttttttcattttcagaaaatcaCAATGAAAAGAGTATTTACCATAACATCATAGCCGAGTTTGTTCATGAAGTGCGCTGCTTCTGCGCCTTTGTAGTAGTTGAACCAGATAGTTCCCTGAAACTGGTCTCCAGCATCCAGAAACAACACgttcctctcctttttcctgaTCTCCGTCACCTTCGTGAACCTCCTGGCGACCCCCGCGAAGCAAGGACCCCTTGCTGGGCACTTCCCCGAGTCCTCGCTCGTCTCCTCGATCCGCGCATGGTTGTCGTTGGTGTGAAGCAGGGTCACCTCGAAAGTCGACACTGTGCCCGGGCAgtttaaaagcagaaagaggcagagtgaggTGGAGAGAACGCACCGACGCGTCCAGACGCTCATCCTGTTGCTGTGCGTAAAAGCGCACCGAAGACGGAGAATGTATAGCGCATGAAGAAGGCGTGGGCTTTCCCTGTAGGATGTGGTAAAGCGCAGAGCAGGATGCTGTGTGGGATGATTTCCTCCTGTAAAATTAGAGAAATAGACTAAAAGTTTTTCTAAAGATTTCATATTAGCTGTAACTGATGAGTTTGTAAATTGTAAATACATGTTTCTAAATGTACTTATTATGTTAAATATCCGTTTTAAAATCAATGTTCTACCCTGATTTCAATCTTAATGTGTTAATGGGATCATAATTGAGCCTGCTGGCCAAGCCACTAGAAAATTAAGCGTCCTTTTATGGCTCATAACTGAACTTTATGAAGGCTTCTTCCTCCTTTAAACAGTGGGAGTCAGAATGTTGACTTACTAAGTCAAAATTGTCACACTTTTGTCTTAGTAGCAGTTGAAAAGTGAACGAACCAGACATCTCAGTGTGAATATAAAGAGCTAATTTTATGGTAAAACACAACGATTCTTAtattcaggtgattatacactaatgaaaacatgcttatGAGtgatattttctatttctaCCGCACTCTgcctaaatcttacacactggtcctttaaagaaTAACACTGACTGAGACCTTAgaatttaaaattttaaaagtcaaaacATGAACTTTGATTTAGTATTTGATAATTCTAATTTAGCAGGTCATAATTTAGACTTTTACTCTCAGGCAGGAAAGTTTCCcctttttaatgaatgaatgaatcaccACACTCTACAGTCTGTATAAAGAGGCGCTGCACTGATCAGTTCTGCGAGTACAGTGCTCCTCAGCCAGCAGCACCCCTTAGTGGAGAGACCAGAACTAAAGAACAAACACTAAAGGTTAATCAAAGGTCAGCCAAAGAGAAGCATGTGACTCTCAAACATGTGTTCCTCATGAGATCAAATACTGTGTTTAAAAGATGTATAACCACTATAGGCCACTAATTCAATAATGGCAAATACAGAACAACAAGGATTTATTGTCACTGAAGAACTCTTCCTTTGAAAAAATAGGTGAGATTATCCTTTGAAGACTTTGCGGCagcctgcagaaaaacaaacaaagcagtttAACAAAAATTTTCCCttgtaaacaaatgttttctgtcGCATTTTACCAATTGTTTAATTTCATCTTGTGTGTTATATTACAGCgtgagaaacaaaaagagacagatcTCAGCCATCAGGGAGGGAAGCCGACATCAATAGACTCGACACAAGCATGAAAGAACACAATAATAACTGAAAACAACTCAATGATAGAAACACCTGAGCATGATCGGAAGTGGGATGCATCACTGCACAGAGGTTTGTgctttaattcattcattaatcgCATTGGCCTTTGCAGCAATGATGAACTGCATCCTCCAGCGTTAGGTGAGAGGCTGCAGATGAGATGAAAATCTGATGACAGTTGGAGGATTGTTTGATCACAGTCAGTCacatctgatcaaaccacataTACACAGTCCTGCTGAAGAGGATTAGAGTTTTTTAAGTCTTAATAAATAACgccttattttgtattttttggtcTTGCTTATTTTAGTTCTGTATGTTTATGCCATGATTTTGAAAAGTTACTAGAAAATAGTTCCTACGTGGAGCTGCTCACAATGACGCCTGTGGCTATATTGAGTAATCAGGCCACGGTTTCTGGAAAGAGACGTTGCTGTTGACTTTTTCTAACgtacttttgttttttagcaaCACAATAGCTCAGAGAGTGTTATTGTTTTGTAAGTGATCTGCTGGAACCAGTCTTTTCCCAtccagaaaaacacaagatCTTCCAAGATCATGGGCCTCCAGTTCAGGTCACCATATACAAACACATGGCCAATAAAATCCCTCACACGCATTCCAGGAAAGTGGCTCCCCTCAGGCCAATAGGAGAAGGACAAGCTTTCTAAGTGAGGCCAGCTGAACTCTGACATCTCCCTTTGGGCAATCAAACCATGCATACTTCCTGGTGCTgcctgatgtttttttttttttagcatttaaacTATTTCTTGAGCAATCTTATCCCATGTGTTTTTATCATaatatttgtgcttgtgtgtgtatgtctgtgcttCGCTGCATATTCTATAGATTTCATTGAATATCCATGTTTGCTGTGTCTATGTATCCCAGCCTTTTTGCTGCCACATCGTCTCTTGGTTTATAACCACTAGCAGCTTTTCAAATATTGTGCATGCTTGTGGAGCATTACTCATGAgattacttaagtaaaaatagcaataccacaatgtagAAAAACTATGTTACAAGTTAAAGTCAGAGTACCAAAAGTGAAGCATTACTTGAAATACTTTATCTTGACTATTTTATATATTACCAGGTATGTTAATCTATGACAATACATCATAGTTTACACGTTGAATCTATTTTGTACAAattatctgaatctgcaaagcagtttaacataaaatggaagtatacaaataaagtacaagtgcCTCAAAGTTGTATTTGAGTCAgtgtactcagttactttccaccactaaGTGGATCAACTGGATCAAACAGCACACTGGATCACCTTTACAGTGTTTCATGTGAGCACAGACAGGAATCTCTGAGCCACCGTCAGGACGCCAGCGGCTCACTAAGTGGGTAGTCTTGACATGCTACAGCTCGCAGTGTTCGGTGCATAAATGCCCACAAAACTGCTAAAGGTTGCATCTGGTGCAGTGTGACACGGGAGTTGACACAGTTAGACAGATGGCGTTGTACTTGTGAGGCTAAAGCGTAAACACTCGTCGCACAGTGATACTGGGTTTCTGCAGCCTTTGAGGAACACTGAATCCCCTtgtcctctgcttcctcctgtttAGCGCTCCGTTGGGGGGCTAAAAGCACTTTCTTGTACAGACGCTTGCTGTGATAACATAATCTTTTAtgtcaagaagaagaagaaactttgAGCAAATGCAGCTGTGTTAAAGTGGGCTAACTCTCTGCTACCCTTGATGGGAGCGAGTCCATGTGGGCCGTGTTTGCGCAATAAATCATCTGTTCTTGTGCTCTCTTGCGCGCAGTTCTtgaaatgaagcagcagctgcGACTACATTTCTAACATTTACACATATAGCGGTATTACGTTTCTCCAGGATTATCCACAGCCTTGATTTTCAGACATTGCTGACAGGGTGATGAATGTCAGTGATGCTTGTTCTCTAACATCAACCCTGTGCCTGCTCGATAACCTCTCCTATTCACACTCCACCAGCGCTGATGTGTGCTATCATCACTTGTCTGCCCACAAAAGATTAGGCCGGTCgcctcctctcactctttcaGCACACGacctcacacatacagtatgtaagcAAACACGTTCACGCAGAATCAGGCAGCTTATACCTCCAGGAGGCGGTAAATCAAGCCTCATCTCACATAATAAAGTCCTCGTCTTTTCCTCATACCTCAGAGCAGCATGTCAATTACAATGTTTGCAATCTATACCGCTGGGTAATCTCCCTTTAATTGTTAGAATGAGGCCATCTGTGATGCTGTTGTTGCATGCTGTGAATATTTAGACAGAGAATGATATGCATTATGCAACAAAATCCCAGTGACTGACACAATGGTATCGCTGCAGCATCATTGCCTCGGCTTAATAAATCAGTTCCACGCTTGCTTTTTACTCCCCAAAGTGTGGACCAGTTCCAGCTCTCAAAAGTGCTGATAAGACTCGTGACTGCCCGCAGCCGATTTCCCATCTGACCGTTCAGTCTCTAAATGGAGCCGGCCATTTCCACTCAAGCCAGAATGAATGTGACCGCAGTGACACAGGGCCAGCTATCAATCAGCACTCATCATCACCACTtagctcatttcctgtcacatgTTTCCCTCCAGGGAGTAAAAGTCTGCCCTATACTCTGCATTCAGTAttcactccccctcctctccttccttatAGCTGTGTGCTGAAATACTCCGCAAGTGAGCAGCCCTTTTACTAATTGACACGATATTCAGAGTGAGGGTCTCCCCAAAAATGGGGCACAAGGACCTCCAAGAAGTGTTTCAGTCCCCTGCATGGTGACACCAGCTCCTTCATATGAGCTTCAGATTTGGAAAGTTAGAACCCAAAAAACCTCCAGTTGTAAATAGAAGCCCATATCACTCCTGATACATTTTTAGCCGGAGGCCTTCGAGAGCTGACTGGCGGAGCAGAGGCACCATATGCCATCAGACGAGGCTGGGGCATACTGCAGGGGGACGGGTTCTGCAGCTCAACATCCTGTCCTATATTTGATCCTTTCATTGTACTTTAATGCAGCCTTCAGATTAaacacagtggtggaggaagaattCAGATCCTGTACTGTAAGTAATAGTAGTCATACGACCAGTGGTGAAGTGGGTATACTGTTACTTTATGCCCCAGTTTATCCCCTTACCCTAATGGCACCGATTTTGTTTAATGTCCTGAAAGCATCATCTTTTCTTGTCAGTCAACCAGCAGGGCAGGCAGGTTGCAAGCAATATTTTTCAGTTCAAGATTCGGGTGCGTTATGCTAGTCgtggctgatgtgcccttgagctAACCCCACACCCccagatttttgtcatttcaaacTGGTAGTCTTCAGATCCAGCCGATAaagactcaagtgacatcactcaaGGCAaagatttcacacaaaaaaaggctttatgcaacttttttcacatttgcagcaGTACTCCCCGAGACTTATAAAGTGACTGTATAGAATTAGTGCACTTCCCCTTTGAACGTAGCTGATTGAGCTGGAGCTAGTTTGTACTGAAGGGTggtttaatctataataatatattatattctATAGTTGGTGATATGTTTTGGATGATTCTCCAATTTGTAAATATTGTATAAGGAAGCATGTTTAGCTCTTTCTTTTATTGTAAGTAACCTCAAACCAAATGGAAGAGACCAGCAGAGGGATGTTTGACATGACGTCAGTGCAGCGGAGAAGAAAACAGCCTTCAGGCGCATGTCAGCTCTCACTATGGCAGACATGAAACTGATGCTGCACAAACGAACCCAGCCTGCCCTCCCTGTTGAAACTTCCTACACAGATGTACACATGAGATACTTTGAGCATCCAGGTTCCACACACGGGTGACCCAGCTGCTCGGCTCGGCCGTTTCTCCCGCGTCTCGTCTCACGAACACTTGGATAAGAAGGAGTTCTGGGTGGGTGGAGAGGGAGGGTTTTAATCTCATAACAACAAGGGATCTGCCCTGATTTGGGGTTGCCCTATTTGCTCTCAGTCTCTACAGCTGTCAGTTATCACGGATAGAAATAGATGACCACAATAACTAAAAGGTCACCccaaaaaatgtgttgaaagtGAACTTCAGTGAGAGAAAGTTTAACAGCATTTGCTCTGAATTCTTGCTAATGTAACTCACCTTTGTGATTTGTTACTGCCACGTTAAAACAGCTTTAATCCATTTTTGATGAGAATTATCATCCGTCTATCATCCCTCAGCTCTACAGTGAGAACTTGTGCTGTAAACCTACTACAGCTGATATTCCGCTTTTAATTCTCCTGTGAAATCCTCTTGGCGAGAACTCGATCTGTTTACTTCACAACCTATTCAGGTTTCAACTCAACTGCGTTtctgaaaacacatctgaacaCATGTCAGAATCCACATGGCCTGCCAGACCAGACATCCAGCGTTTCAGACAAAAACTGTGCAGACACAACTAACTTATTGTTttgattaataattaatcattGAAATCAGCTCAAGAGGGGGAATTAAAATGCAAGTGAGCTaacaaaatcatcatcatcatttctaaTTTATGTTACTCATAGAACTTTGTGTGAAAGGAAGATCTCACTGCAAGACACAAAAATACTAACcctaatgatttattttatattcatgCACCATTCCTCACATAGTGAAGAAAGAGgctataaaaagaaaaatccacatCCTCCTGTGCTTGTATGTGGTATAATGTACCGACTTGAAGGCCTGCTGGATACCTTATTATCTGACTAAAAATAGGACTTTCAGGGCCCGTGTGAGATTGGATGAAACTGGCGACTGTGCTGCGCTGCAATGTGTTTAGAGATGAGGGAGATAACAGAGTCACAGAAATcgccctctgctgctgctgctgctgctgcgactGCTGAACTGGGTCACTCACACTGAAGCCTTTTCACACAGAAATATccgaaaaacaaaacaaattaccATTATAGGTTAGCATAATTAGATGGAGCATTTCATGCTATTTGAAGtaagtgttgtgttttcctctAATTTAGCCGCACTCTTTCAACTCCAGCGTGCAACTTTCACCGCATCTCTTGTGCCTAGTCCACACACACGTGGGTATTTTTCAAAATGCGgctttttctgtgcattttggTCTTTCGTCCACAAAGAAACAGCTTCCGGTAACTGAAAATTGAGCAAAAACaggactttttacatgtttaaacaGAAATGGACAGTTATTCTTCCAATCTTATCGAGGAACAGAGACCTCAGAATGCGTTTTGAAGGTCACAGACCTCGCCGCCTATGTTGCCTATGTGGTTTTGGACGAGGCCTGGTTGGATCTTTAGTTGCACGTAGTCTACTTCTCTTTCTGGCTTCTGACTGGTTAACGTGGCTTTAGGGCCAGGGTTATATCAGCGCCTGTTGGTTTGGCAAGCTCATGACAGCAGTTCAATTGTGTTTTTCGGTTTTCAAACTTTTAAAACAATGCTTGTGTGGATGGAATTTTTTTGGAGGGCATTTTCAGAGATTTAAATGTTGACAAGGCATCAGTGTTTGTAACCATGGCCCACAGCACCGGAAAACTGACTCTGGAGCAGAATGGACTCACCTCAGCCCGCTGttatgtgtttctgcatgtttgtgagtgaaagagagggtgtgaaaacagaaaggagtgtgtgcttttgtgtaaATGGTGGTAATGGTGGCTGTGTTGTGCCCAGTGCTCGTGCATTAGCAGCGGCAGACAGTCACGGCCAGTCAAGGGGTGCGATCGTGAGCTCACAGGAGGGCCTGTTCTGCTTCAGTCTGATGACACTCTGCTGAGCTCAGATACAGAGGAATGACTTGTCTGTCACAGTCTGCAGGGGAATTCAAGGTGAAATATCAGTCATAGAAGTCACTGAGGACATGCAGTGACTTTAGCAACATGCATTTTGGGATGTCCAACTGGAGGAAAATGTATGTTATCACCAAGTTTTGTCTGCACAGACAGAATAAATTAACAACAAAAGCTGTTACCTGGAATTGGAGACAAGGCACATTGCTAATGTAATTTTCAAaggtatttactgtatgtatgccTTATggaatatttcagtgtttgagtAACGTGATATTGCTTGCTCATTTAGATGTGAAAGGTTTTCTCATCttctaaatgtattttcttttatgtacAACTGcaagcataaaatgaaaatgatcttCCCCAGGAAGCCCCtcccatccacccacacacctGTTTCCACTTCTCATCAGCCCTGCCCATCTCCTCACCTGCACCA
Coding sequences:
- the LOC121618960 gene encoding snake venom 5'-nucleotidase-like, whose protein sequence is MSVWTRRCVLSTSLCLFLLLNCPGTVSTFEVTLLHTNDNHARIEETSEDSGKCPARGPCFAGVARRFTKVTEIRKKERNVLFLDAGDQFQGTIWFNYYKGAEAAHFMNKLGYDVMALGNHEFDNGVEGLIQPFLKNVNCSVVSANIHPDQTLAAKLSGYYQPYKVLNVGSEKVAVVGFTTAETPFLSMPGQHLKFEDEVEALQVQVDKLETLGYNKIIALGHSGFDMDQHIAKSVRGVDVVIGGHTNTFLYTGNPPSTEVPAGPYPFMVRSNDGRNVPVVQAFAFGKYLGYLKVTFDGAGNVIKAVGNPILMDSSIPQDPDVLADIEKWKKNLAQYSSQYVGQTLVYLNGTFEECRFRECNLGNLICDAMIYHNLKSSSELRWNHVGICMLNSGAIRTAIDERYKNGSITMEEILTVLPFGGTFDLVQIKGSTVKKAFEHSIHRYGSMSGEFLQVSGIHVEYDLSKPVNQRVASVSVLCTECRVPRYKPLALDRKYTVAMPSYMVAGGDGFTMIKEELLKHNTGDMDISVLSKYISDMRRVYPAVEGRITFRSSAVFAAHSLGLLLLGLCLSLTL